In Rutidosis leptorrhynchoides isolate AG116_Rl617_1_P2 chromosome 2, CSIRO_AGI_Rlap_v1, whole genome shotgun sequence, one genomic interval encodes:
- the LOC139888909 gene encoding uncharacterized protein, with translation MKIITLNVHGFGVKGKFGWVKDLCFCEKPDFITIQETRCKQLNEQWVGSLWGNSDFGFIQKEVVGKSGGMLLIWDTKSFSATSTLCSDYFLAVRGKWIGSGKESIIVNIYGPHDDASKKIMWKSLDSVLSGVGIDLVWILCGDFNEVREESDRMNCEFNKRRATRFNDFINRNNLIEIPINGRKFTRISDDGVKFSKLDRFLVSDLSFDEWSDLSVVPLDRRVSDHCPLMLRDKIIDYGPKPFKIFNVWFQKVGVDAIVEGGWSKPVTSRRLDCIFRDKLKNVKFALKEWSNNEFGSLDSEINILKKRSKSGRKRPKAVLLMMMKEKYG, from the coding sequence ATGAAGATTATAACGTTAAATGTGCATGGTTTTGGTGTAAAAGGGAAATTCGGGTGGGTTAAAGACTTATGTTTTTGTGAGAAACCAGATTTTATTACGATTCAAGAGACAAGATGTAAACAATTGAATGAGCAATGGGTTGGGTCCTTATGGGGTAATAGTGACTTTGGGTTTATTCAAAAGGAAGTAGTAGGGAAGTCGGGTGGTATGCTATTGATTTGGGATACGAAATCTTTTAGTGCGACAAGTACCCTATGTAGTGATTATTTTTTGGCGGTTAGAGGTAAATGGATAGGATCGGGAAAAGAATCTATTATTGTGAATATATACGGGCCTCATGATGATGCGAGTAAAAAGATTATGTGGAAGTCCTTAGATAgtgttttgtcgggtgttggtatTGATTTGGTGTGGATATTATGCGGAGACTTTAATGAGGTTCGAGAAGAGTCGGACCGTATGAATTGTGAATTTAACAAAAGACGAGCAACTAGATTCAACGACTTCATTAATAGAAATAACTTAATTGAAATTCCAATCAATGGCCGAAAATTCACTAGAATAAGCGATGATGGGGTAAAGTTTAGCAAGTTGGATAGGTTTCTTGTGTCCGATTTATCCTTTGATGAATGGAGTGACCTCTCGGTGGTCCCACTTGACCGAAgggtttcggatcattgtcctttAATGTTAAGAGATAAAATCATAGACTATGGGCCTAAACCGTTTAAAATTTTCAATGTGTGGTTTCAAAAGGTTGGGGTGGATGCTATTGTTGAAGGAGGTTGGAGTAAACCGGTTACTAGTAGGCGTCTTGATTGTATATTCCGTGATAAATTGAAAAACGTTAAGTTCGCGCTTAAAGAATGGAGTAATAACGAGTTTGGTTCTTTAGATAGTGAAATCAATATACTCAAAAAAAGGTCGAAGAGTGGGAGAAAAAGGCCGAAAGCTGTCCTCTTGATGATGATGAAAGAAAAGTATGGTTAG